The following proteins are co-located in the Candidatus Deferrimicrobiaceae bacterium genome:
- a CDS encoding ATP-binding protein translates to MKKILRKANFPEEVGAADLKKYPEEFAGGVQPLFDSRLGIYIFGPLGVGKTHFAVAIGRAWVRHRMHLEMFEALSDYNAYRAKDVCFVDSADMVRDIQAAKWRKTEAGVEGEDAAIKRYVDRTLLVLDDVGADQPTPTATSIYRAVIGNRYNKNRLSVFTSNFSIDQIGERLREPRITSRLRQTCRQIYYNGSDRRQVNR, encoded by the coding sequence GTGAAAAAGATCCTTCGGAAGGCGAACTTTCCGGAGGAGGTTGGGGCGGCGGATCTGAAAAAATACCCTGAGGAGTTCGCCGGGGGAGTCCAGCCGCTATTTGATAGCCGCCTCGGAATCTATATCTTCGGCCCTCTGGGGGTTGGAAAGACTCATTTCGCGGTCGCAATCGGTCGGGCATGGGTTCGCCACCGTATGCACCTCGAAATGTTCGAGGCCTTGTCCGACTACAACGCATATCGAGCCAAGGATGTCTGCTTCGTCGATTCGGCCGACATGGTGCGGGACATCCAAGCCGCAAAATGGCGAAAAACAGAGGCGGGTGTCGAGGGGGAAGATGCAGCCATCAAGCGTTATGTCGATCGGACTCTGCTTGTCCTGGACGATGTTGGTGCCGATCAACCTACTCCAACTGCAACGAGCATCTATCGTGCTGTCATTGGCAATCGTTACAACAAGAACCGCCTGAGCGTCTTCACGTCCAATTTCTCTATCGACCAGATTGGAGAGAGGCTCCGCGAGCCGCGGATTACCAGTCGCCTCCGGCAGACGTGCCGACAAATCTACTACAACGGCTCTGACCGCAGGCAGGTGAATCGATGA